Part of the Halobaculum halobium genome, GGCTGGTGGCGTATCTGACCCCGCTGTCTCAGCGGTTCGTCTTCGACGTGCTCGTCGTCGCGCTGGCGTCGGTGTTCGCTATCCGGCTGCTGGTGATCGTGGCCGTCTCGCGGTCGTCGCTTCCGGTCGCGGCGGTACCCGCCAGCATCCAGACGGCCACGGCCGCGGTGCTGCTGTTCGTGTACAGCGGCACGCTCCGTCTGCTGGAGGTGGGCGGGCCGCTCCTCGACACGTTCCTCATGCCGTATCTCGCTCGGCCGGAGGAGGCGCCCTCGGAGCTGTCGGCGATCAGCCCGGACCACTTCCTGGTGCTCGGGCTCACCTGCGCGCTGTACGCCGGCGCCGTGTGGACGTTCCTCTACGTCGTCGACCGACCGTGGCGCAACACGCTCGGCGTCTCGGTCCTCGACTTCCTCCAGGGGTTCATCGGGCACGTCGCCGAGGGGAGCCGCGAACTGGAGGGATTCTTCGAACAGCTCGGTGAGGAGGCGGTCGTCCCCGTGACGGTGCTGTCGATCCGCACGCCCGACGGCGACGAGAAGGCCCGATGGGTGCTCCCGATGATCCACCCCGGCCCGATGGGCGAGATCGGCGGCGGCAACCTCCCGGTTCGCGTCGCCGCCGCGACCGACGGCCTGGCGTTCCCGCCGCACGCGACCGCCGGCCACGACTTCAACCTCGTCACCGAGCGCGAGGTCGACACCGTCGTCGAGGCGGCCGACCGCGCTCTCGGGCGACTGACCTACTCCCCGGCGGCGACAGAGAGCGTCCGCACCACGGCCGGCGAGGCGTCGCTGTTGGGGCAGGCGTTCGACGACGACGCGCTGCTCGTCTCGACGTTCGCGCCCGGCTTCGCGGACGACGTGGAGTACGCCGTCGGGCTCTCGACGGCCGCGGAGGCGCGCACCGAGGGACTCGACGACGTGCTGCTCGTCGACGCGCACAACTCCAACAACGGGCTGGACGGCCCCGACCTGGGCCACGTCACTCCGGGGTCGACCCGCTCGTTCGACATGATGCAGGCGGCGCGCCGCGCCGGCGAGCGCCTCGCGGTGGCGCCCCGCGGCGACCTCTCGGCGGGCGTCGCCTGGGAGCGAACCGAGTGGACGCCCGAAGAAGGGATCGGTCCGCTGGGGGTCCGCGCGATGGTGACCGAGGTCGACGCGGACGGCGACAGCGATCCGCAGACCACCGCGTACGTGCTCGTCGACGGCAACAACATGGAGCCCGGCCTGCGCGGCCACCTCGTCGACGCCGTCGTCGACGCGGTCGACGCCGACGAGGCGGAGGTGATGACGACAGACACCCACATCGTCAACACCGTGGAGGCGGACAATCAGGTCGGCGCAGCCCTCGACCGCGGCGCGCTCACCGACGTGGTCGTCGACGTGGCCGAACGGGCGGCCGCCGATACCGAGTCCGTCGAGGCGGGGATGGCGACCGAGCACGCCGAGGTGACGGTGTTCGGCAACGACCGCACCGAGTCGCTCGCGAGCCACGCCAACGCGGCCGTGTCGATGGGCGGCGCGCTCGCGGCGGCGGTCATCCTTGCGTCGCTGGCCATCTCGGTGCTGCTGTTCTTCGTCACCGGCGCGTGACGAGCGGTCGCTCGCCTCCGCCCGCCTCACCTCTGGACAGCGGCGTCGGCCCCGCAGCGTTCCGACGACGGAGCCGATCTCGGTTGCCTATCCTCCGACGGCGGCGGCGATTTCGCCAGCCCACCCTCCGAGGGCGGCGATCTCCTTGGCCTCCGCGTCGATCGTCTCCGGCGGCGTCGAATCGCCGAACGACGATCACGGACCGTGGACGGCCGACAGCCCGTCGACAGCGTCGAGGTAGCGCCCGCCGGCGTCGACGACGGCGCCGTCGACGGCGTCGTCGCAGCCGACGTGCGCGAGGCCTGCGACCTCGACACCGAGGGCGTCGGCGACGCGTTCGAACGCCCGTCGGTCCGGCTTGCGCCACCCGCAGGCGACGCTCGTCACAACGGCGTCGAAGTCGTCGCGGGCGAGGTCCGAGCGCACGAGCACTCGCCCGACCAACTCCGGCACCGCGCAGTTCACGAGCAGACCGACCGGTCCGTTCTCGCGTGCGCGAGCGACCGAATCGACCGCCCTCTCTCGGGTTCGAACCGACGGATCGAACGCGGCGACGACGGCCCGCCGGGCCGCGTTGTGTGGCGCGTCGACGCCGCGGGAGGCGAGCGTGCGGCTCACGTGCGCCGGAAGCGGAACCTCCGCGCCAGCGGGGCGTCGATGTGGGTCTCACGGTAGGCGGCGGTCCAGTCGTCGGGCACGTCGACGCCGCGAGCCCGCAGCTCGTCGCCCACGGCCGCGGCCGGGTCCGACGGGAGGTCGGCTTCGACGAGCGTGTCGAACAGTGCGAACGAGGTGGCGGACACGATCCGCTCTCGGCTCTGGTCGGTCAAGAACGCACCGACGAGGCCGCCGACCCGACGGATCCGATCGGCGGCCCGTGCGGGCGATCAGCGAATTTTGTATCGCGGTATGTGCTGTACGATTGGACCGTGTCTGCTGGTTGGGCGGTCTCCGGTGGCCTCCAGAAATATCGGAGTCGATCGCCGCTTGCGCGCGGTTCGCCCGCCCGGTCGACGCTCTCGACGCGATGACGCGCGGCGGAACGGGTCGAGGCGTCCCACCCGCGGCGCGTCACCCGGACCTCGGCGTCACCAGGTCCGAGACGGACACGTCGGGGCCGGCCGGTTCCGGTAGCGGGAGGTGCGACTCCAGTCTCCGGTACTCGTAGGCGAGGGCGGGCACCGCCATCAGGCCGACCGTCCCGGCGACAGCGACGTACTCCCCGTACCGGGCGTGCACGGCGGCGATGGCGAGCCACGCCGCGCTCCATGCGAGCACTGTGCTGGCGATCACGACCTCGACCACCACGGTCACGGCGCTCGGGAGTCGGTCCCCGAGGGTCGACCGTGCGTCGGCAGTCGATGTCAGTGTCACGTCCGGCCGGCGCTGTGTGTCGGCTGACGGAAAAGCGTGGGGCGCGCTTTCGACGCTGAAAGCGTCTCGGAAACGGGGCTCTGCGAATCTACCGGATAATGTTCGACTCCAGGTCCCGCGGGAAGTAGGTCAGCCACTCGGTGCCGTTCTCGGTGACGGCGATGGTGTCGGAGTGACGATAGCCGTACTCGTCGGTGTAGATCCCTGGTTCGATGGTGTAAATCTGCCCGGGTGCCATCGTTTCGTCGCCCTCGTCGACGTGGTCGTAGTCGTCCCAGCCGCGGTCGATGTACGGCGGCTCGTGGCCCCCGAGGCCGATGTTGTGGCCGACGTGGTGCTGGGCGGTGTCTTCGATCCCCTGCTCGAGGAAGTAGTCGTGGACCGCCTCGTCGACGCCGGCGATAGACTGGCCGGGCCCGAGCGCGCCGATAGCGATGTCCTGCGCCTCCACCATCAGCTCGAAGTAGTGGACCTGCTCGTCGCTCGGTTCGCCGACGAACATCGTCCGTTCCAGCTCGGAGTGATACCCATCGATGTTCGCCGACGCGCCCGTTATCAGCACGTCGCCCTCGGAGAGGCGCTCGTTGGGGGTGTGCCCGTGAGGAAGGGCGGTCTCGCTCCCGGAGATGTAGCCGGCGTGGACGGGCCCCGACCCCCGGGTCCGCACGGCGTAGCGATCCCCGAGCGTGTCGAGCATCGCGCGCGAGGCGTCGGTCGTCGCGTTCTGGCTCACCGTCACCGGATGAGCGCCGACCTCGGTGTAGTCCGCGAGGTAGCGGTGCGCCAGGTTCGCCCACTTCGCCGATTCGCGCACGAGGTCGACCTCGGCGTCGGTCTTCTCCCACCGCATCCGATCGACCCACGACTGGCTCTCCACCTCGACGAACTCCGAGAGCGCGGGCCCCTCGTAGCCCATCACCCCGGGCGCACCGTCGGCGTCGCTGACGACCGACTCTGCGCCCATCCCTTCCAGCATCTCGGCGGCCGTTTCGATGGGGTTGCCCTGCGGGTAGTCGAAGTAGTGATGGACCGCGTCGATCCGGGGGTTCGGCTCCACGCGCTCGACCTCCAGCCGTGGGACGGTGACCTCCAGCCCGTCTTGGGTCACCGCGAGGACGACCGGCCGTTCGGTCTGGATGTGGTGAAACCCGGAGAGGTACTCGATGCTCGTCGCGTT contains:
- a CDS encoding DUF2070 family protein, translated to MTATQSNLAGLSRFIFRAPSWYTSVAFALLLAAVAGVGAFERPETSVVWRGVLFVGRDAWEGVFFIGIPTIVAGLGTAWVDRLVGGKLTPNRSSLLALVCEVVIVAFLAVGGLVAYLTPLSQRFVFDVLVVALASVFAIRLLVIVAVSRSSLPVAAVPASIQTATAAVLLFVYSGTLRLLEVGGPLLDTFLMPYLARPEEAPSELSAISPDHFLVLGLTCALYAGAVWTFLYVVDRPWRNTLGVSVLDFLQGFIGHVAEGSRELEGFFEQLGEEAVVPVTVLSIRTPDGDEKARWVLPMIHPGPMGEIGGGNLPVRVAAATDGLAFPPHATAGHDFNLVTEREVDTVVEAADRALGRLTYSPAATESVRTTAGEASLLGQAFDDDALLVSTFAPGFADDVEYAVGLSTAAEARTEGLDDVLLVDAHNSNNGLDGPDLGHVTPGSTRSFDMMQAARRAGERLAVAPRGDLSAGVAWERTEWTPEEGIGPLGVRAMVTEVDADGDSDPQTTAYVLVDGNNMEPGLRGHLVDAVVDAVDADEAEVMTTDTHIVNTVEADNQVGAALDRGALTDVVVDVAERAAADTESVEAGMATEHAEVTVFGNDRTESLASHANAAVSMGGALAAAVILASLAISVLLFFVTGA
- a CDS encoding M24 family metallopeptidase → MATKLPESEFDARLAEVRGRLADTDADAATFFNATSIEYLSGFHHIQTERPVVLAVTQDGLEVTVPRLEVERVEPNPRIDAVHHYFDYPQGNPIETAAEMLEGMGAESVVSDADGAPGVMGYEGPALSEFVEVESQSWVDRMRWEKTDAEVDLVRESAKWANLAHRYLADYTEVGAHPVTVSQNATTDASRAMLDTLGDRYAVRTRGSGPVHAGYISGSETALPHGHTPNERLSEGDVLITGASANIDGYHSELERTMFVGEPSDEQVHYFELMVEAQDIAIGALGPGQSIAGVDEAVHDYFLEQGIEDTAQHHVGHNIGLGGHEPPYIDRGWDDYDHVDEGDETMAPGQIYTIEPGIYTDEYGYRHSDTIAVTENGTEWLTYFPRDLESNIIR